One genomic segment of Danio rerio strain Tuebingen ecotype United States chromosome 11, GRCz12tu, whole genome shotgun sequence includes these proteins:
- the si:dkey-274m17.3 gene encoding centrosomal protein 15, with protein sequence MASYTVEEFELSQKHEDILGKRALLLQQMEAHYEQQRAKRKQQFLMCQAAKQRNAQILKDLENVEKNLQTRQLLHPNIISLETRYWASVERNLPEWEQYLLGKGQPPLSESEKKLKQQRLKTAQQDPSPAQCRGKPPRPKP encoded by the exons ATGGCTTCTTATACAGTCGAAGAGTTTGAGCTCAGCCAGAAACACGAGGATAT ACTGGGGAAAAGAGCATTACTTCTGCAGCAGATGGAGGCGCACTATGAACAGCAGAGAGCTAAGAGAAAACAGCAGTTTCTGATGTGTCAAGCAGCGAAGCAGAGGAATGCTCAGATTCTTAAG GATttagaaaatgttgaaaaaaatcttcaaacTAGACAGCTCCTTCATCCAAATATTATTAGCCTTGAG ACTCGGTATTGGGCCTCAGTTGAAAGGAATCTGCCAGAATGGGAGCAGTATTTGCTTGGGAAAGGACAACCACCTTTAAGCGAAtctgagaaaaagttaaagcaaCAGAGACTGAAAACAGCACAGCAAGATCCTTCACCTGCACAGTGCAGGGGTAAACCACCTCGACCCAAACCTTGA